From a single Penaeus vannamei isolate JL-2024 chromosome 25, ASM4276789v1, whole genome shotgun sequence genomic region:
- the LOC113826826 gene encoding carbohydrate sulfotransferase 11 has product MASTPAQALAMCGWTTWVENMKKLNGRHPLYDERRFKLLRQADDVITRGVRDTVTLISVRHPLVRLVSAFRNKFLNGRPVEKVGGYLRMAIQVLQLPADRNYISFSEFLVHVISTRRHADRHWSTYRQLCSPCYFHYDYIALLETYTEDMQYLAQELGIPIDPEARRNAKSVPGEDESAAAFRYYRNVTLPIRRQIVDIFKEDMEMFDYKLPDDFWLSDDDEVSLVS; this is encoded by the exons ATGGCTTCAACCcctgcacaggctctggcgatg TGCGGCTGGACGACCTGGGTGGAGAACATGAAGAAGCTGAACGGTCGTCATCCGCTCTACGACGAGAGAAGATTCAAGCTCTTGAGGCAGGCCGATGACGTCATCACAAGGGGCGTGAGGGATACGGTCACTCTCATCTctgtgag GCACCCTCTCGTCCGTCTGGTGTCAGCTTTCAGGAACAAGTTTCTGAATGGGCGCCCCGTCGAAAAG GTAGGTGGGTACTTACGGATGGCGATCCAGGTACTCCAGTTACCAGCTGACCGCAACTACATCAGCTTCTCAGAATTCCTTGTTCACGTGATCAGTACCAGgcgacatgcagacagacactg GAGCACGTACCGGCAGCTCTGTTCCCCGTGCTACTTCCACTACGACTACATCGCCCTACTGGAGACCTACACGGAGGACATGCAGTACCTGGCGCAGGAGTTGGGCATCCCCATCGACCCGGAGGCGAGACGGAATGCCAAGAGTGTGCCAGGAGAGGACGAGAGTGCCGCCGCCTTCAG GTACTACCGTAACGTGACCTTGCCAATCCGCCGTCAGATTGTCGACATCTTCAAGGAGGACATGGAGATGTTCGACTATAAACTTCCTGACGACTTTTGGCTCAGCGATGACGACGAAGTCTCATTGGTTTCTTGa